The genomic window CGTATCCCGCGTACCTCGACCCCTCGCCCGCCCGGCGGTTCTACTTCGTGCAGGACTTCGAGCCCAGCTTCTACCCGCTCGGCACCGAATCCCTGCTCGCCGAGAACACCTACCGCTTCGGCTTCCACGGCATCACCGCGGGCGGATGGCTCTCGCGCAAGCTGCACGACGAGTACGGCATGGCGACCGACCACTTCGACTTCGCCGTCGACAAGACCCACTACAGCGTCAGCAACACCGGGCCGCGCAACGAGGTCTTCTTCTACGCCCGTCCCGTGACGGCCCGTCGCGCGTTCGAGTTCGGCGTCCTCGCACTGCGTGAGTTCAACCGGCTGAAGCCCGACGTGCCGATCAACCTCGCGGGTTGGGACGTCTCGTCGTGGGAGATCCCCTTCGAGTACCGCAACCTGGCCACACTCGACATCACCGAGTTGAACGAGGTGTACAACCGGTGCGGCGCGGGCCTCGTGATGTCGCTGTCGAACATGTCCCTGTTGCCGCTCGAGCTGATGTCGGCCGGCGTGGCTCCCGTCGTCAACGACGGGCCGAACAACCGCCTCGTCTCCGACAACCCCTACATCGAGTACGTCCCGGCGTCACCGGGGGCGATGGCGCGCCGCATGGCCGAGGTCCTCGACCGGCCCGACGCGGCCGAGCGCGCGCTCGCGATGTCCGCCTCGGTCGCAGACGTGAACTGGGAGGACTCGGGAGCGCAGTTCGTCGCCGCATTCGAGAGGGCCATGCGTGGCTAGGGCGCTCGTCGTCGGGGCCAACGGCTTCATCGGCTCGCACCTCGTCGATGCGCTCGTCGGCGCGGGTCACGCCGTGCGCGCGTTCGACCGATTCAGCTCGTCCAAGCCGACGTTCCGCTCCCAGGGGGTGGAGGTCGTCCAGGGCGAGTTCCTCAGCCGCGCCGACCTCGAGTCGGCGGTGACCGGCCAGGACGTGGTGTTCCACTTCCTCTCGACGACGACCCCGGCCACGGCCGAGGCCGACCCGACGCTCGACATCCGCACGAACGTGGCGCAGACGGTGGAGCTGCTCGAGGCGTGCGTGGCCGCGGGAGTCGGCCACGTGTACTTCGCGTCCACCGGTGGCGCCATCTACGGGCCCCAGGACAAGGCCGAGTACGCGGAGACCGACCGGGCCCTGCCCATCTCGCCGTATGCGATCGGCAAGCTGACGATCGAGCACTACCTCAGCTACTTCCGTGCCAAGCACGGCCTCCAGTCCACCGTCCTGCGGGTCTCGAACCCGTACGGCACGCGGCAGCGCCCGAACCGCAAGCAGGGACTCATCCCCATCGCGCTGCGTCAGATCGCGCTCGGCCAGCCCGTCATCCGGTTCGGTGACGGCACGATGGTGCGCGACTACGTCTACGTCGAGGACCTCGTGCACATGATCGTGCCGTTCGTGGGGCGCGAGACCGAATACCGGCTCTACAACCTCGGCAGCGGGATCGGGCACTCGGTCAACGAGGTGTTCGCCTCGCTCCGCACGGTGGTCGGGCGCGAGTTCGCGATCGACGAGCGGCCGAAGCCGCCGACCTTCGTCGATCGCGTGGTCCTCGACACCTCGCGATTCCGCGCCGAGTTCGGCGAGACCCGATTGACCTCGCTGGACGAGGGCGTCCGATTGACGTACGAGGAGATCCGGAGCCATCCCGATGACTGACCGACCGATAGCGACCGTCGCCATCCTCACCTACAACGGCGAGGACTACCTTGAGCGCATCCTGCGACAGCTGCGGATCCAGCAGATCGACGGACCGTTCGAGGTGCTCGTGATCGACTCGGGCTCGACCGACGGCACGCTCGAGATCGTCCGCCGCTTCCCCGAGGTCCGGCTGCACGAGATCCCGAACGAAGAGTTCGGCCACGGTCGCACCCGGAACCTCGCGGCGGAACTCGCCCGGGGCGAGTTCGTCGCCTACCTCACGCACGATGCCGTGCCGATCGGGGAGCGGTGGCTCGCCGAGCTCATCGCACCCTTCGCGATCGACGAGCGCATCGTCGGGGTGATGGGCAAGCAGGTGCCTCGTCCCGGATGCTTCCCGCTGCTGAAGTACGAGATCCAGGGCATGTTCGCCGGGTTCGGCCCCGACTTCGGCACGTCGGTGTTCTACAAGGACCCGTCGATGACCGACGAGGGCGTGCTCAGCGCGATCGGGTTCTACTCCGACGTGAACTCGGCGGCCCGACGCGAGTTCCTCACCGAGGTGATCCCGTACCGCGACGTGCGGTACGCCGAGGACCAGCTGTTCGGCCGCGACCTCGTCGAGGCCGGCTACCGCAAGGCCTACGCGCCGCGCGCGGCGGTCGAGCACTCCAACGACCTGACGCTCGGCGAGTACGGCAAGCGGATCTTCGACGAGACCGTCGGGCTGCGGCAGATCGGGTTCCCCATCCCGCCGATGACGCGCGGCGCGCAGGTGCGGCTCACCGTGCGTGGCATCCTCGGCGACACGCTGCGGATCCTCCGGGACCGCGACTACTCGTGGAAGCGGAAGGCCTACTGGCTCGTGGTCAACCCGGCCTACCAGGTGAGGAAGTGGGCCGCGTACCGTCCGTCGACCCTGGTCGACCTCACCGATGCCGAGGCGATCGCCGCCGGTTCGCTGGAGCACAGCCGCAAGCGGGGCTGACCCCGATCGCAGAAGGACGAAGGGACCGCCGAGTGCGCTCGGCGGTCCCTTCGCTGCGGGTCGTCCGTCAGCAGTGCTTGAGCGGCTCCTCGAACGAGATCTCGGAGAAGTACCCGAGCAGGTAGGTCTCGTAGACGCCCAGATCCGCGATGTGCTGCTGGACGGCGTCGGGAACGCACGTCGGAGGGACCGTGTACATCGGCGCGTACGCCAGGCCGCCGGCCAGGGCGGCACCGGAGAGCGCGTCAGGGAACTTGGTGCCGTTGGTGACGAAGGCGAACACCGAGCTGGAACCGTCGGGAACGCTCCACGCCCAGCTGTTGATCGCCACCGACGTGCCGTAACGGTCGGCGCCGGCCAGACGGATCTTCCCGTAGAGCGACCAGAGCTGGTTCTCGATGCCGGTGGACACGACCCCGGTCCCACCGGCGATCGCCACCGCCATGGGCGAGCGATTCGCGATCGTGGTCATCGTCGCGCTGTCGAGGGAGGAAGCCGAACCGGGCACGATCAACACCGGCTCACGGTAGGCGGCGGCCGCGTTGCTGGCGGCGAGTGCGTCGGGGAAGTTCACTCCGGTGGCGATCCAGACGAAATCGGTCGCGCCGAAGGCGGCGTTCACGATGGCGCGCGAGGTCGCGTAGCGGTCGGCACCGGCCAGACGGACGACGCTCGCGCCGGGGACCAGCTGGGCGAGCGCCGACTGGACACCGGATGAGACCGCGCCCGTTCCGCCGGCGATGTAGATCTTCGTGGGGTTCAGGCGGACGAGCTCGTCGGCGATCACCGACGGCACCGACGTCGGCTGCACGAGCAGCAGCGGCCCGCCGCACGTCGCCGCCGCAGGAGCAGCGCTGAGGGCGTCGGGGAAGTTGGCGCCCGACGCCACGTACACGCACTTCGCATCGGCGGGGAACTCGGCTGCGATCGCGGCCGAGGTCTCGTAGCGCGAAGCGCCCGCGATGTAGTCGCTCAGCATTGGAGCGAGCACCTCGTCGATGCCGGCGACCGCCTGCCCGTCGGCCACGGTGACCGCGGTCGCGTACGCGGCGTACACCTGGTTGGCGTAGAACTCGGGGAGCAGCTTCGATCCCGCCGTCGCGTCCCGCACCAGCAGGAGGTAGTCGCCTGCCGCCAGTCCGGTGATGACGTACGTGCCGTCGACGCTGCTCGTCGCGCTCGCGATGGGCGCCGACAGCGTGTCCGTGGCCGGGTCGTAGGTGTGCGCCGTGACCGTCGCGCCGTCGAGTGGCGCGCTGGCGTTGTAGTCGACCAGTTCCTCGACCAGGCCGGAGATGGATCCGGTGCCGGCGGATCGGAGCGAGCCGACGACCTCGGCGGAGTCGGCCGAGGCATCCATCGCCGAGAGTCCGAGCGACCGGCCGCGAGGGGCGACCGGGTCGGTCTGCGCCGACGCCGACTGCTCGGTGGGAGCGTCGGCAGGGGTGAATGGGCGGTCCGCTTCCGCCGCCTGTGCGGCGGTGGGAAGGAGGACAGCTCCGATGAGGGAGATCGTGGCGGCGAGCACAGCGGCGCCGCGCGGTCGGCGGGGTGGGGCAGAGACCATCGTCGGGTCCGTTCGGTCGTAGGGATGCGGCGCGTTCGAGCCGCGCGCCTCATCGTAGGGGTTGGCGCGATGGCCGCGCCACACCCCCGATCCGGGGCCGATCGGCGGTCCCGAGCGAGCGCGGCACCGCCGATCCGCGACACCGCGGGCACGCTCGGACGGCGGCTGTGCGAGTCAGTCGGCGCGGATCAGCGGCTGCACGCGGAGCGTTCCCGCACCGGGGCTCAGGACGGGCACGTCGAACGAGGTCGCGCCCGGAGCCTGGTCGAAGTTGCGCCCGGTGCGGTCGCCGAGACCCAGGTTCACGATGTACTTGCCCGTACCGAGGCGCACGTCGGGCAGCGTGATCGTCAACCGGTGGGAGCCGCGCTCGGTGGGCAGTTCTGAACCGAGGTCGAACGTGGTCACCTCGAACAGTCGCAGGCCCAGTGGCGTCTCGATCGAGATGCCGATTCCCCATCCGGGCAGCGGTTCGATGATCTCGACGTCGACGTCGATGTCGACATCGATGCGCCCGTCGGCCACGGTGGTTCGCGAGTCGACCGAATTGAACATGTACGGGTACTCGGCTCGGCCGTCTGCGGCGATCGTCGCCGCGACGCGGCGGTCCTCCTCGTACCCGGCGCGCAGCACGCGCAGGCCCTCGGCAGTGTCGCCGTCGTGCTGGATCTCACCGGCATGGAGCACCACGGTGCGGTCGCAGAGGCTGCCGACCTGGTCGGCCGAGTGGCTCACGAGGACGATCGTGCGCCCCTCCGACTGGAACTGCGCGATCTTCTCCATGCACTTGCGCTGGAACGGTTCATCGCCGACCGCCAGCACCTCGTCGACCAGGAGGAGGTCGGGGTCGACGTGCACTGCCACGGCGAACGCCAGCCGCACGTACATGCCGGAGCTGTAGAACTTGACCTGGGTGTCGATGAACGACTCGATGCCCGAGAAGTCGACGATCGCGTCGAAGTACCGGTCGGTGTCCTTCCGTGAGAGGCCGAGGATCGCGGCGTTGAGGTAGACGTTCTCGCGACCCGTGAGGTCCTGGTGGAAGCCGGCGCCGAGCTCGAGCAGCGCCGCGAGCCGGCCGCGCCGGGCGACGGTGCCGCTCGACGGTTCGAGGATGCCGCCGATCACCTTGAGCAACGTGCTCTTGCCTGAACCGTTGTGGCCGACGAGGCCCACGGTGGACCCGAGTGGCACCTCGAGGTCGACGTTGCGCAGCGCCCAGAAGTCGTCTCGGTGCCGGCGCGACGACCGGAAGTTGACGATCCGCTCCTTGAGCGACTTGTCCTTGTGGAGCACGAAGCGCTTGGAGACGTCCTTGACGCTGACGATGGTGGGTTCGGTCATCAGAGCTCCTGGGCGAAGTTGCCCTGCACGCGGGCGAAGAGGCGTTGGGCGAACCAGAGCAGCACGAGGCTCACGAGCAGCATGATCGCCAGGCGGAGCTCGAGGTCGGGGGGCCAGGCCTGCGCGAGATCGCCGGTCGCGGTCGAGCCCGCGTTCCACAGCGCCTTCTGCATCGCGATGATCGAGATCGTGACCGGGTTGGCGAGGTAGAGCTCCTGGAGCCAACTGCCGCCCAACGTGGACTGGACGAACGTGTACGAGTAGACGATCGGCGAGAGCCAGAAGAGGATGACGAGCGCGATGTCGACGAGATGCTCGGTATCGCGCAGGTACACGTTCCACGCCGAGAGCACGAGCCCGACTGCAACCGAGAAGACGATCAGCGTCAGGATGGCCAACGGGGCCAGGAGCAACCGGCTGTCGGCCGGGAACGTCGACAGCAGCCCGATCGCGACGAGCAGCACGAGCAGTTGCACCGCGAAGTTGAACAACGCGCTGCCGACCGCGCTCAACGGGAAGATCTCTCGTGGAAGGTAGACCTTCTTGACGAGACCGCCGTTGACGATGAGCGAGGTCGTCGAGCCGGACACGATCTCGCTGAACAGCCCCCACGTGGTGAGGCCGATAAAGACGAAGATCGCGAAATCGGGGATGAACCGGGCGGCACCGAGGATCTGGCCGATCGCGAAGTAGTAGATCAGGAGCTGCACCAGCGGGCGGAAGAGGCTCCAGACCACGCCGAGCGAGCTGTTCTTGTACCTGGCCTTCAGCTCGCGCCGGACCAGCAGGACGAGGAGATAGCGGTTGTCCCAGATCTCGCCGACGGAGCGGGCGAAGCCGCGGAACGGCCCGACTCGGCGGTCGACGGGTTCCAGCGGCTCCAGCGCGATGCGCTGGGCGCGGGTGAGACTTTCTGCCTCCATCTGCTCTCTTCTCCTGGGGGCGCCGGGGCGTTCGTCGGGGCCCGGCGTACGGAGGACTCCGTCGAGGGGTGCTGTGGGCCGCGTCGAGTCTAGGCGAGGAAACCTGACGTGTTGCTCCCAAGCGTAGCCGTCGCGGGCGGGTACCGTACGGAGGAGCACGTCGGTGACGACGGGGGGTGCGCGCATGCTGACGGTCGGCAGGGTGGCCGCGTGGGTCGCGGCGGCGACGATTCCGCTGACCCTCGCCGCCTGCACGATGGACGGAGTGACTCCGTCGCCGTCGTCTGCACCCGCCTCGAGCCCGCCCACCGCCACGTCGGAGCCGGCGGCGACCGAGACCCCGGGACCCGGTCTCGAGGCCATCATCACGATCGCGAGCGTCGATGTCGACGGCCTGAATGCCACCGTCTCCGGCTACGTCAGCGGGATCATCGAGGACGGCGGAGCGTGCACCTTCGAGCTCACCGGACCGACGGGCACCGTCGTGCGCGCCGAGACCACGGGGATCGCCGACCGCTCGACGACCTCGTGCGGCGCGGCGAGCATTCCCATCGACCGACTCTCCTCCGGTACCTGGTCGGTGGAGCTCGGTTACCGGTCGGATGCGGCGGACGTCATCTCCGAGCCGACCACCCTGGAGGTGCCGTGAACATCCGCCGGATCATCGCCGTGACCGTCAGCGCGCTGCTCGCCATCGGCCTGGTGGCGGCAGTCGACACCACTCGCGCCCCCGAGGCCGACGCCGCCGTCGCGAGCGACTTCAAGGCGGGCAACATCATCAGCGACGCCATCTTCTTCGACGGCGCCGCGATGTCGGCGGCCGCCGTCCAGTCGTTCCTGAACTCGAAGGTGCCGACCTGCGCGAGCGGGTACATCTGCCTCAAGGACTATCGCCAGACGACGTCGAACCGGGCGGCGGAGGCGGGCCGGTGCGACGCGTACACGGGGGCATCGAACGAGACCGCCGCGACCATCATCGCCAAGGTGGGCATCGCGTGCGGCATCAGCCAGAAGTCGCTCATCGTGCTCCTCGAGAAGGAGCAGAGCCTCGTCACCGACAGCTCCCCGACCAGCACGCAGTACCGATCGGCCACGGGCTACGGATGTCCGGACACCTCCGCGTGCGATTCGCTCTATTACGGGTTCTTCAACCAGGTGTACATGGCGGCGCTCCAGTTCAAGCGCTACGCCGCGAACCCCACCGGCTACAACCACATCGCGGGCCGGTGGAACACGATCCTGTACAACCCGAACTCCGCGTGCGGATCGAGCCAGGTCTTCATCCAGAACCAGGCGACGGCCGGCCTGTACAACTACACGCCGTACCAGCCGAACGCCGCGGCGCTCGCCAACCTCTACGGCACCGGCGACTCGTGCAGCGCCTACGGCAACCGCAACTTCTGGCGGCTCCACACCGACTGGTTCGGACCGACGACGACGGTCTCGAGCCTCGTCCGCTCGTCGACGGATGCCACGGTGTACCTGACCTCGGGCACCTACAAGTACCCCGTGCCGAGCCTGGAGATCCTCTCCGCGCTCGCGCCGCTCGGCAACGTCACGTTCGTCGCCCAGTCGTACCTGGACAAGTTCCAGACAGCGCACAAGGTCGGACGCGTGCTCCGTTCGGAGAACGGCACCATCTACTTCTACGACGCCGGCATCAAGCTCGCGTTCACCTCGTGCGACCAGGTCGTCGACTACGGCGGTTCGTGCACGACCGACGGCTACGTGCAACTGACCGACGCCCAGATCTCCGCCTTCACGACCGGGCCGACCTTGCGTGCCGTCCTCGGCACCACCGCGGGCAGCCGGTACTGGATCAAGGCCGGCCAGAAGCGCGAGATCCTCGACGACGCGTCCCAGACCGCCGCGGGCATCCCTTCGGGCTACAACGTCCTCACCGAGTCCGCGGTGTCCGCGTTGCCGTTCGGGCAACCGGTGATCCGTGATTCCGCCTACACCGTGCGTCGCGGCTCGAGCTCGTACTCGCTGCTCGCCGCGGGGGCCGAGCACGCCATCGACGGTTCGCTCACCGCGCCGCTCGGGTTGCCGGCTCGGGTGGCCGGCGCGCTGCGCACCGAGAGCCTCGCCCTGATCCCCAACGCCGCGTCGCCCTTCGCCGGCGTGGTCCGACCCCCGTCGGGCACGGTGAACCAGGTGCTGAGCGACGGCGGGCGCTACGAGTGGTCGGCCAAAGCCGTCGGCGGCGCCGCCCCGTTCGTCACGGTCACGCAGGCGTTCGTCGATTCCTACCCGCTCAAGGGCTCCATCGTGGCCGGGTCGGCGATCAAGTCGCCGAGTTCGGCGACGGTCTACCTCGTCACGTCGACGCAGCTGCTCCCAGTGGGCTCGTGGGATGCGCTGGTCGCCCTGGCCGGGGGCGGCACGCCGAAGATCACGACGGTGGCGGATCGCATCATCGCCGCACTGTCGAAGGGGCCGGTCGCCCTCGTCGCGGGAACCCTGGTCCGCACGCCCGAGGACGCGACAGTCTGGTACGTGAACGGCATCACGAACAAGGTGCCCATCTCGAGCTTCCTCTATTCCAACCAGGCCGGGATCACCGGGTGGAGCTACACCACGAAGGCGCGGCTCGATGCGTACCCGAGAGCGGACAAGCTGCTCGGATTCGGCCTCACGTGCGGGACCACGACCTACGTCAGCGCCGGCGGCACCGTCCATCGCGTCGACCCGACACAGGTGGGTCTCTACCCGTTCAGCTACCTGGCGCTCGACTCGTACGCCTGCGCGCTCCTGAAGAAGGGCAAGGACGCCAACGAGTTCATCCGCACGCCCGACGGTTCGGTGTACCAACTCGTCGACGGGCAGAAGCGTCCGATCCGCACCATGGCTCGCCTCACCGAGTTGAATGGCGGTCGGGGCTGGCTGGATGTCGTTCCGCAGTTCGCGGCGCTGATCCCGACGGGGCCTGCCGCGTGAGCCGTCGGCGTCTCGTGGGAACCGGCGGTCCCGGCGGCTAGGATCGTCGGGTGCCCGCGCCATCCACGGGGCAGACGTCTGCCCGCACACTCCTCCTGCTCGTCGTGACGCCGTTGCTCGCGCTCGTCGCCCTCGGAGCGTGGGCGCTCGCATCTCCCGTCGGCGCGAGCCCCGACGACGACTTCCACCTGGCCAATATCTGGTGCTCGACCGGCGAGATCGAGGGCACGTGCGAGACGATCCCCGACCAGCCGACGGAGCGGCTCGTGCCCGAGACGCTCGCCAATGCGGCCGAGTGCTTCAAGTGGCAGGGCGACGTGAGTGCGGCCTGTTCGACGGCGGATTCGCCCGACCGGATGGCGACGACCGATCGCATCAACGCCGGCGGGTACCCGCCCGTGTACTACGTGACAATGGGGCTGATCGCGGGCGACACGTTCGACGCGCCGTCGGTGATCGGACTCCGAATGGTCAATGCGGTCCTCTTCGTCGGCATGGCGCTCGCCCTGTACCTCCTGCTCCCGCTTCGCCTGAAGTCCGCCTCGCTGTGGATGTGGCTGATCGGACTGGTGCCATTGGGAGTCTTCCTCCTGGCCTCGAACAACCCCAGCGCGTGGGCGATCATCAGCGGCGGTACGGTGTGGCTCGCGACCTACGGCTACTACGTCGCCGACGGATGGCGACGATGGACCCTGCTCGGGCTCGCACTGCTCGCGATGGCGATGGGCGCGGGCGCGCGGGCGGATGCGGCGGTCTACGCCGGGATCGGGATCGTCGTCGCCTCAGTCCTCGCGGCCGAGCGGTCGCGCCGGTACCTCTTCTCGGTGCTGCCGTTCGCCGTGGCAGGCGTGCTCGCCGCGATCGCCTTCTTCGCCGCACGGCAGTCGAGCGTGCTCTCGGTCGGGCTCACGGGAAGCTCGCACCCGTCCGAGCTCAACCTGCCGGGCCTGATCTTCCGGAACCTGACCGAGGTGCCCTCGCTGTGGGCCGGCGTGTTCGGCACCTGGCAGCTCGGATGGCTGGACACCGAGATGCCGGCGATCGTCTGGGCCTCGTCGCTCGGCGTGTTCGCCGCCGTGTGCTTCCTGGGGCTGCGCTCGATCTCCTGGCGCAAGTGGACCGCTCTCGCCATCTTGTGGGTCGCGCTGATCCTCGTTCCCGTGTGGGTGCTCGTGCAGAGCCGGGTCATCGTCGGTGCCGAGGTGCAGCCGCGGTACATCCTCCCGCTCATGGTCATGCTCGGCGGGGTCGCGCTGCTGCAGCTCCCGGGCCGTCTCATCGATCCGACACGGACGCAGCTCTGGGTGGTCGGCGTCGCACTCGCGCTCGCCAACGCGGTGGCGCTTCACACGAACATCCGCCGCTACATCTCGGGCGACGAGGTGGCCGACTGGAACCTCAACCGCCATGTCGAGTGGTGGTGGGACATGCCGATCACGCCCATGGTGGTGTGGGCCATCGGCACCATCGCGTTCGCAGGGTGCGTGGGCCTGGTGCTCTGGGCGATCGCCCGTTTCTCCGGCTCCCGGCGATCGGTCGCGGCGTGAGCGGGGTCGGACGCTACCTCCTGGCCGGTCTCCTTGCCTTCGCCGTGGACTTCGGCCTGCTCTTCGTCCTCAGGGACGTGCTCGGCTGGCCGACGGCCTGGGCTGCGGGCGTCGCGTTCCTCGTCAGCTTCGCGTTCACGTACACGATCCAGCGCACCCTGGGATTCATGTCCCACGCGCCGCACGGCCGCGCGCTGGTCCGGTACACGATCCTGGTCGCGGTGAACACGGTCGCGACCGCCGTCATCGTGTCGCTGATCGACCAGACGGCCGCCGGGTGGGCGATCGGCAAGGTGGTCGCGACCGCGGCGACGACCGTCTGGAACTACTTCGCATACCGGTGGTGGGTGTTCGCCGCCGATCGGCCCACCGACTCGCCGAGCGTCCGGGAGGCGTGATGTTCCAAGGTGCACGGATCGCCGCGATCGTCCCCGCGTACAACGAGGAGCGGATGATCGGCAAGGTCATCTCCTCGATGCCCGCCTTCGTCGATCACATCGTGATCGTCGACGACTGCAGCAGCGACGGCACG from Agromyces aurantiacus includes these protein-coding regions:
- a CDS encoding rhamnosyltransferase WsaF family glycosyltransferase, encoding MASRAVQKLLRPFRILRDEGPREFSARVLAKAHSKLMRHKPAMLVDLGDASRVDWTVRPPALELPVTVADGPVEIAWIMSPPGDASGGHQNLFRFIRFAELAGHRCTVYLYRSHDAPVSIPDIRAMLKSRSAYTDVDADIVMYGPEGVRPGTQAIFATGWETAYPAYLDPSPARRFYFVQDFEPSFYPLGTESLLAENTYRFGFHGITAGGWLSRKLHDEYGMATDHFDFAVDKTHYSVSNTGPRNEVFFYARPVTARRAFEFGVLALREFNRLKPDVPINLAGWDVSSWEIPFEYRNLATLDITELNEVYNRCGAGLVMSLSNMSLLPLELMSAGVAPVVNDGPNNRLVSDNPYIEYVPASPGAMARRMAEVLDRPDAAERALAMSASVADVNWEDSGAQFVAAFERAMRG
- a CDS encoding NAD-dependent epimerase/dehydratase family protein, with protein sequence MARALVVGANGFIGSHLVDALVGAGHAVRAFDRFSSSKPTFRSQGVEVVQGEFLSRADLESAVTGQDVVFHFLSTTTPATAEADPTLDIRTNVAQTVELLEACVAAGVGHVYFASTGGAIYGPQDKAEYAETDRALPISPYAIGKLTIEHYLSYFRAKHGLQSTVLRVSNPYGTRQRPNRKQGLIPIALRQIALGQPVIRFGDGTMVRDYVYVEDLVHMIVPFVGRETEYRLYNLGSGIGHSVNEVFASLRTVVGREFAIDERPKPPTFVDRVVLDTSRFRAEFGETRLTSLDEGVRLTYEEIRSHPDD
- a CDS encoding glycosyltransferase family A protein, which produces MTDRPIATVAILTYNGEDYLERILRQLRIQQIDGPFEVLVIDSGSTDGTLEIVRRFPEVRLHEIPNEEFGHGRTRNLAAELARGEFVAYLTHDAVPIGERWLAELIAPFAIDERIVGVMGKQVPRPGCFPLLKYEIQGMFAGFGPDFGTSVFYKDPSMTDEGVLSAIGFYSDVNSAARREFLTEVIPYRDVRYAEDQLFGRDLVEAGYRKAYAPRAAVEHSNDLTLGEYGKRIFDETVGLRQIGFPIPPMTRGAQVRLTVRGILGDTLRILRDRDYSWKRKAYWLVVNPAYQVRKWAAYRPSTLVDLTDAEAIAAGSLEHSRKRG
- a CDS encoding cell wall-binding repeat-containing protein, which codes for MDASADSAEVVGSLRSAGTGSISGLVEELVDYNASAPLDGATVTAHTYDPATDTLSAPIASATSSVDGTYVITGLAAGDYLLLVRDATAGSKLLPEFYANQVYAAYATAVTVADGQAVAGIDEVLAPMLSDYIAGASRYETSAAIAAEFPADAKCVYVASGANFPDALSAAPAAATCGGPLLLVQPTSVPSVIADELVRLNPTKIYIAGGTGAVSSGVQSALAQLVPGASVVRLAGADRYATSRAIVNAAFGATDFVWIATGVNFPDALAASNAAAAYREPVLIVPGSASSLDSATMTTIANRSPMAVAIAGGTGVVSTGIENQLWSLYGKIRLAGADRYGTSVAINSWAWSVPDGSSSVFAFVTNGTKFPDALSGAALAGGLAYAPMYTVPPTCVPDAVQQHIADLGVYETYLLGYFSEISFEEPLKHC
- a CDS encoding ABC transporter ATP-binding protein, with the translated sequence MTEPTIVSVKDVSKRFVLHKDKSLKERIVNFRSSRRHRDDFWALRNVDLEVPLGSTVGLVGHNGSGKSTLLKVIGGILEPSSGTVARRGRLAALLELGAGFHQDLTGRENVYLNAAILGLSRKDTDRYFDAIVDFSGIESFIDTQVKFYSSGMYVRLAFAVAVHVDPDLLLVDEVLAVGDEPFQRKCMEKIAQFQSEGRTIVLVSHSADQVGSLCDRTVVLHAGEIQHDGDTAEGLRVLRAGYEEDRRVAATIAADGRAEYPYMFNSVDSRTTVADGRIDVDIDVDVEIIEPLPGWGIGISIETPLGLRLFEVTTFDLGSELPTERGSHRLTITLPDVRLGTGKYIVNLGLGDRTGRNFDQAPGATSFDVPVLSPGAGTLRVQPLIRAD
- a CDS encoding ABC transporter permease; translation: MEAESLTRAQRIALEPLEPVDRRVGPFRGFARSVGEIWDNRYLLVLLVRRELKARYKNSSLGVVWSLFRPLVQLLIYYFAIGQILGAARFIPDFAIFVFIGLTTWGLFSEIVSGSTTSLIVNGGLVKKVYLPREIFPLSAVGSALFNFAVQLLVLLVAIGLLSTFPADSRLLLAPLAILTLIVFSVAVGLVLSAWNVYLRDTEHLVDIALVILFWLSPIVYSYTFVQSTLGGSWLQELYLANPVTISIIAMQKALWNAGSTATGDLAQAWPPDLELRLAIMLLVSLVLLWFAQRLFARVQGNFAQEL
- a CDS encoding DUF2142 domain-containing protein, coding for MPAPSTGQTSARTLLLLVVTPLLALVALGAWALASPVGASPDDDFHLANIWCSTGEIEGTCETIPDQPTERLVPETLANAAECFKWQGDVSAACSTADSPDRMATTDRINAGGYPPVYYVTMGLIAGDTFDAPSVIGLRMVNAVLFVGMALALYLLLPLRLKSASLWMWLIGLVPLGVFLLASNNPSAWAIISGGTVWLATYGYYVADGWRRWTLLGLALLAMAMGAGARADAAVYAGIGIVVASVLAAERSRRYLFSVLPFAVAGVLAAIAFFAARQSSVLSVGLTGSSHPSELNLPGLIFRNLTEVPSLWAGVFGTWQLGWLDTEMPAIVWASSLGVFAAVCFLGLRSISWRKWTALAILWVALILVPVWVLVQSRVIVGAEVQPRYILPLMVMLGGVALLQLPGRLIDPTRTQLWVVGVALALANAVALHTNIRRYISGDEVADWNLNRHVEWWWDMPITPMVVWAIGTIAFAGCVGLVLWAIARFSGSRRSVAA
- a CDS encoding GtrA family protein → MSGVGRYLLAGLLAFAVDFGLLFVLRDVLGWPTAWAAGVAFLVSFAFTYTIQRTLGFMSHAPHGRALVRYTILVAVNTVATAVIVSLIDQTAAGWAIGKVVATAATTVWNYFAYRWWVFAADRPTDSPSVREA